TATATTGATGCAAGTATGGATCGTGATGCTCGGCAAACTCTCCTGTCCCAGGGGTTTGGTTTTCAGTGCAATTGTTTTCGGTGCTCCTCTGGTGATTAAGAGTCATTCCTGTTCCTTTGAATGCGTATGATTTGACATTATCCGCGTATATTTTGCATTCTCTGATGCTTTAATCAGTAGTGTACTAGTTGTTTAATAAGCTTCTGTGTATCAGTGGTAACAAAAGGTCCCCTAGCCGCCGGTAAAAGCACCATAATGTTAgagattttgaaattttgaaacaaaatgcTGGTACGCGGCTTAGTTTGTCTATTTATTTTGACcgatatgtatttaatttttaattttttttaacttaatgattaaggaagtaacttttagtgtattgatgtatttttttttaaatatttaaatatgttaaaaaaatatgaaaaataaaagagagtaaAATTTGTACCATGCGGCATGCCCAACAATCATTGCTGGGCGGCAGCCTCGCATCACTCTTTTGAAAGAAATGAGTTGTTTGTTAAATTTCATACACATTTTATTAATCGCACTTTGTGAGATATTAGTATCATCAGCCCCGAACTTTAAATCCACAACCAAATTAGACCCAAAAAGCTTATCcaaactaattatattataaaaaaaatttattgattatcaattttttcattatctAATAATGTCTTATTAGATAATAggtttacaagtaaaatataataaataatctctaatcatataatattacattataaaatgatgagagaataataaaaattgagATGATATATAACGTTattcttatataatttataaatgcaGCCACCAAGTGCTTATCAAAATAAATGCTGCCACAAGTGGAAGCAAGCTAGCCCCTATCTTAGTTTCCCCATTCACTTTTCATAATGTGATAAGGTAAACCCAGCAAGAAAAGGTCCATCCTGTCCTGCCCAAATGGATTTGCCTGCGTCTTTCATTATTTGCTCCGGGCTTCTGCATTTATAGGGGCCAGGTTGTCCATCGATCATTCATGGTCATCTCGCTCTCACGATCCAGAGCTAGGTTGAAAATTTTTGTCATGTGTGTATTTGATAGAAAAAAGGGTTGTCCATTGCCTCCTTGAGGGATATATAAGAGTTCCTAGTTATAGCATTAAGCAACCGTACGtggtttttcaaaaaaatttaaaaaacaaggTGCGTTTGCCGGGAGTCGAACCCGGGTCTATTGCTTGGAAGGCAATTATCCTAACCGTTGGACTACAAACGCCTTTGAACTAATCTTCCTTGCTTTATGGTATTCTTCGTTAATCAAGGGACAGTCGTTATCTAATTAATATGTAATCTCTATGGCTACAGTATATATGTATGATATGGATTTGAATATGACACATATCATGGTACATTTTAAGTGTTAAGTAATGTTACTCTTCGTTTTAGATTTTATCATTCATAGTCACACCATTGATATGATACATTTCAATTAGCTTcgtatgtttttatttaaatgaacaGTCATTTAATATGTGACATCAATGTCAAATGAGGCATTAGGCGAAAATTAGAAagcatttatatttttatcataacaattacctattaaaaaaattattataacaattaaatattattttaaaagaaaataattattcatcAACTTCTTgcattgaattattttttcgatttctcttttcctttagaTTTTCACAtctatattcattttttaaccTCTTAATTTAAGATTCAATGTTCGTGTTTTTTATTAGACATATTTAAGATTGAAACaacatacaagcaaacaagtaaacttacaatgaaaaaatatataaaaacctAAACCCACGAATGGAATTGAGAATTCAtcatttgctttctttcttcatcttttcaGTAGGAAAAGATCAAAATACTTTTTGAGGGGGCCTAGTTGGGGTAGGACTTAGGCAACTGCCGGCCCCAATCTGAACTGAGCTGCCCCCGGTCACGTACTAAGCAACAAAATCAGTAGTAGACGAGAGCCAGGCCCGTTCCATAGCCATCAGCCCAACCCACCTCTTCACACCCTTTCTCCCTCAACATTTCCCGGGAAAATTTATGGCACAGAAGACCAATCAAAGAAGTGGAAGAAAGAGAGTTCCCGCCATCTTAGCGGTTGGTGGGAAGTGTGAAGGGGTGGCAAAAAGAGAGCCACCATAGAAAAATCTCTCAGAAGTTAGAGTATCCAAATTTACCTAACCCTCATCTCCTTCTCCCTTAAATTCACCCCACCTTTCTTTCCCTTTAAAACCGAACTTAACCCATCTTTTATCGTGCAGAGCTTAGTTAGTTtacttgcttttcttttttatgcagGAAGTGTTTAGCTAAGGTTTCAAGCCAACCCACTTTTAACTGCAAAActtatagttttatttttttttttcatctaaaatttttctctattttctcgaCAAATGATGGGGGCTTTGTTCCTAAATTCTTCGTCAGTTGCACTGACTAAACTCCCAAGAGTGTCCGACATGCGTGACCGGTGCTTTCTGAGGATGAATAAGAATGTGGTGTATTGTCAAGGAGGTGGTAATGTAGTAAAGTCTACTGGGTTTTCTTCGGTTATGGCAGGAAGACAAGCATTGGTGAGCACGGATCAAAGTGCAGTTTTAAGAGATGCTGGAAGCTTGGTTTTGTCGCCAAATGGAAAGAGCCAGGCAGAGATTGCAGTGAAGGATTTGGTGCCCTATGGAGAACCATCCACCCCTTCGGTCGAGGTGCATGATGGTATTGGAATTGTCAAATTTCTAAGAGGCAAGACGTTTCTTATCACTGGTGCAACTGGGTTTCTAGCAAAAggtatgtgtatatattatacatataaatatatatatatatatatatatatatatttatatatatgcgtAACTAAGCATTTTCATTGACATTGTATTAAGGTTTCCTCGATTcaagtatttctcttttgtaAGTGTTGGATCTTCGATTATCAATAGAGTTGATTTCTTTCTGTCTgttccaaaataaataaaacagtttttattGAGAAGATTTTACGGACAGAGCCCGATGTGGGTAGAATGTTTCTTTTGATCAAGGCAGAAAACAAGGAGGCGGCAATGGATAGACTGAGAAGTGAAGTATGTTCTGATGCCCCTATCTCTGGagcttttcaaatttctatatcaGTTTAGTGAACTTCATGTCTTGGtcttgaattaagatgtttgatTTGTGGTTGTTGCTTTAGATCATAAATACAGAGATTTTCAAGTGCCTCCAACAAATTCATGGAAAATCATACCAATCCTTCATGTTGAGCAAGCTAGTTCCTGTGGTGGGTAATATCTGCGAATCCAATCTTGGCTTAGATGAAGATTCAGCGAACTTTATTGCAAAGGATGTCGACGTAATCGTAAATTCTGCAGCGAATACAACATTCGACGAAAGGTCAACTTTTCTACTACAAGTTCATGTTTACCACTGAATTTCAAGATCTTCAAATTAtagttgttttagaatttagaaTTTGTGCGACCGCAGATATGATGTTGCTATTGATATAAACACAAAAGGACCTTGCCACCTCATGGGCTTTGCGAAGAAGTGCAAGAAAATCAAGCTCTTCTTGCAAGTATCAACAGGTAAGTTTAGAGGCACATGCTGTGGCAGAAAATAGAGGTGTGAGGAACccacttttataaaattgagtTACAATGGACACTGGAACGATTTCTGATGGTCTATTTGAAACATATATCACGTGACATGCATTTCATTGCTTTATTTGAAGCTTATGTTAATGGACAAAGACAAGGAAGAATAATGGAAAAGCCATTCGGTATTGGAGATAGTATATCAAGAGAGATTTTCCAAATTTCATCAGGATCCCTCCCTACATTGGACATCGAAAGTGAAATGAAGTTGGCTTCGGATTTCAAGAAAGATTCTGAAGTAGATTTAGTGGCTCAAAAGATGAAAGAGTTGGGTCTGGAAAGGTGATGTTTcttctctcttattttcctCTCTATTGCTTCATTTTAGTTCCCAAGAAAATAGAAACACGTAATCCTTGATCCAGAATGCTTCACAATTCACATGTTGGATTTCCACTTGGAATAATAGTGTACTTGAATTGAAATTGCTAGAAATATAAGGGAATGATATTTGGTATTTTATCAGGGCCAAAATATATGGCTGGCAAGATACTTATGTTTTCACGAAGGCTATGGGGGAAATGATGATTGACAAATTGAGAGGAGAAATACCGGTTGTCATTATTAGACCCAGTGTTATTGAGAGCACTTGCAAAGAGCCATTCCCTGGATGGATGCAAGGGAATAGGTATCCCCTACTCAGCATCTATGTTAACCTCTTTAGTGCATGCAGTTGCTTTGATCTTAGCGGAACTAACCTTGTCTCCACTCTTCTCCACTCCTACAGAATGATGGATCCTATAGTCCTGTACTATGGGAAAGGGCAACTCACTGGTTTCTTAGTTGATCCAAATGGAGTACTCGATGTAGTAAGTATTAAGTAAATACTTGCATTgctatactatatataacttTTCCATGTTTTTGGCTAGCCTGCCTGGTTCCTTTTTATCAGGAAAAAGATTAGCTAACAAGTTCAATTCAATCCATTTAATTCGTGCTTCTATGTCAATAGAAAGCACACCATGGCAAGTTGGTCTCTTGACGTACTTGTTGCAGGTACCAGCAGATATGGTTGTTAATGCAACCCTGGCAGCCATTGCAAGGCATGGAATGGCCCAAAAACCGGACATCAATGTATACCAGATTGCTTCATCTGTTGTAAATCCGCTAGTTTTCCAAGACCTCGCGAGATTGCTCTACGAGCACTATAATTCCTCTCCATGCATGGATTCAAAGGGTAGGCCAATCCAGGTTCCATCTATGAAGCTATTTAGATCCATGGAAGAGTTCTCTACTCACCTATGGGGAGATGCTATTCAGCGAAGTGGGTTGACAGCTATGGCCTCTTCAAATGGGAAATTGTCTCAGAAACTTGAATTTATTTGCAGAAAATCAGTAGAACAAGCAAAGTACTTGGCAAACATATACAAGCCATACACATTTTATGGTGGAAGGTAAGTAATTAAAGCTTGTTTTCTTGACTGGTGATAGAGTAATGTGAATTTTAAATAACAATAAGACCAAGTAAACCTCATTTAACAAGCAAAATTGTGGAAAGTGTTCATTCCAATTCCGGACGGATCGATTAACACTGACAAAACCTACAAAACATAAGAAGATGTAAGGGATCGGAGTTGGCTGCTATGTGGCCGGGATAAACTTCGATGGTTAACTCAGATCTTTATTCTGTTTTCTATTCAAACTCCTTTATGCCAAAAAGAAGAATCTTCTACCTTATTGCTTACTGTATTATTTGTGGCCCATATCCTTTGGTGCAATAGGCTGTTCCCTTATACATTGGAAACCATGACCTACTCTTCCTAAATATCCTCTAAATCTTTGACCAATTCCATTTAGATGGAATTCAATGAACCCCCTTTCACGTCAAGCCCACTATCCGAATTCATTCCATCACTTGGGCCAACAGAAAGTATGCTAGACTTACCGATAATCTATGGTTCTGTGTCTGGTCCTTCTCTTGCAAAAATTTATTGACTATATACATAAGTATCTATATTAATGCGCCGCAGGTTCGATAGCAGCAATACTCAAAGATTAATGGAGAGGATGTCTGATGAAGAGAAGAGGGAATTTGGATTCGATGTGGGCAGCATAGATTGGAGAGATTATATCACAAATGTCCATATTCCGGGTCTAAGGACGCACGTCATGAAGGGTAGAGGGATGGGTAGCTAAGTACCATTCATCTTCTTACATGTAATCACCAGCAGCAAGGTCCTGCAACCAATTGTAATAAAACAATGTtactttcgttttttttttagaacttATAAATTGGGACAAAGAGTGTTCCCTGAATAATCTATACTGTATTTCGATTATAAGGCAAGGAAAACCGAAGTGTTGCCTTAATATCTATGGTGTAAACAACCAATGCTCCTGTAATAGGATTCTAATGAAATGGATGAATCTTGTTACCTAATTCCTTTATCTTCACTTGCATTTCTAATTGGGCAGATTTCGTTGGGTTTGGTTGTCCACTTACATTACCAGGTTAGATAAAAGGGGGAACTCGAAGATCTTGGTGAAACGGAAGTACGTGGTAGGTCTGGGTGTAGATCTAAGATGAGAATTCCTTGCCAAAGAAAcgaaaaactaagaaaataaaaagaaatgcaaaagtAAGTTGGATAGACAAGGCTGGCTGAGTCTACACCAAAAGACACCGTCTGGAATAAGAAAGGCCAGGTTTAATCCATTGTAAGTAGGTGGCGAGTAGCGTGTGAacactaggggtgtaaaaaaaactgGTGAACTAGTAAAACGGACTGGACTAGATCAGACCAGATTAAATTAGTGGGATTGGTCCGGTTCCGAGTTTGGTTCGGTCTtgtataagttttatttttattaaaactggtcaaaatcggtccgattccatttttctttttctaaaatcggaTCGGAccgtttcatatatatattttaattttttttattgtatataatttatatatataatgtataattatatataaaatagttttatattatatgataaattaataattaatataatattaaattttaaaatcttatatcattttatttattgtattaatagttatactaatactatatcactataaattataatatactataatatatcactatattacacattataatatatcattatagtctataaaacaattataatatattatcactataatattatatattataatatactatattatataatatagaatataatacattaaaatcagaaaattagatgaaaaattgataaaattgaaCTACTGATTTAAGAAGATAACTAATGAATaatccatttttaaaaaaataaaaccgataCATATTGACTCTGCCCTAAATGGATCGGACCAATCACACCCTTAGTGAATACTGAGAGTACTGGTATTGTACTAATCaaatatagtaaaataaaaaatatggctTATCTTTTATTAAATCTGCTGCATTGAAGCAAATGCTTTCAAGTAAGACAGTTATAATAAAAGTTATATTTGGAGAGCGACGGTTCActgactaaaaataaaaaataatttagaaaagtggttcaattttcaatgcaaaTCGTGTTGTATATCCTCCACTGTTTTGCATTTAGCATGTCTAAGcaactttttactttttgattacTTGGGGGATTTTAAGGTTATGGTTAGTTATTGAGAATTCTTGTacgaaaattttgaattttaaagttaaatattaaaatattatattttaatattattattattttaaaatttaaaaaagttaagaaaaaattgaattgtttattatattttatataaaaatttgagaaagttgtaataataagataaaaattttatatttaaaatgaaaaattcaaatgGTCAAACAGTATCTAAGTTTACATGtctttgttatttgatttatacatatatatttttaattcgaGCACATAATCGATTAAAGTAATGTTCAATTTTATCATTCTAAAGTATCAGCATTaggattgaaaaaatatatttgttaaataaTTAGGTTGAAAAAAGATAATGCCAgacaataattaaattattaattaacatataggtaacataaatacaaaatttgaaaaaaaatataaaagattattattaaaaaaataattttatttggctAGTAGATAAATAATCTAATCTAAAGTTATATTTAGAATGAAAAAggtaaaaaacaaataatgtgATTTTAGGcaaattttagttttagttATGGCTAGACTATTACCAATTCTCTAGCACTTCTACTCATCATGTTTATAcctcaaaataaacataatcttttattttttattgttgataaattaaaataattattctacTCATCGTTCATACATTacacatttgataaaaaaatcatatataataaatagtatagagaggatgaatagaattttttgaaTAAGGTATAGCGCAACCAACCGTGCgtgcattaaaataaaataaaaaatttaattttttcaaattttaaaataaaaataatattaaaaacttataatttaataatattttatttaatttttaacttttatctcaactaatctcatcttatataaaatacaaactGACCCAATTTATTAAATTAGCATAAAAGATGACAAAATTATTGCTTAAAAGACATAAGGAAATATGGCATTAAATGTTATTAAAAAACATCGTTAGCGAAGATTTGGAAAATCTTCAGACGGACGAGATTGCAATTAATGTTCTAATTAAAACCGTCGAAAAAAAGGGtaccttaaaaaataaataatgtcaaGTACTTAGCTTTAAAATACACTCTGCatttaattgattaaattactctatttttaaatttatgtatAGAGCACATCATAAATAGTtgaaatgataatatttaaatattaaaatttattttttaaattatattatattatataaagtaaacaataaatttattatctacgtcaaattataaatataatttttcttatttcctcCAAAGGGTGGGATTACTTTGCCGTCTCATCCTTATCGTTGGACTTATCATCCagtgtaaaatttttttttaatattctttttataattttttaatcactttcttaatcattaaataaaaaataaatatatcaatatacttaaaatcatttttttaatcactaaataaaaaaaataaaaaatattttttacttgaGCGATACCGCCTGGACGGCA
This sequence is a window from Carya illinoinensis cultivar Pawnee chromosome 9, C.illinoinensisPawnee_v1, whole genome shotgun sequence. Protein-coding genes within it:
- the LOC122275600 gene encoding fatty acyl-CoA reductase 2, chloroplastic; this translates as MMGALFLNSSSVALTKLPRVSDMRDRCFLRMNKNVVYCQGGGNVVKSTGFSSVMAGRQALVSTDQSAVLRDAGSLVLSPNGKSQAEIAVKDLVPYGEPSTPSVEVHDGIGIVKFLRGKTFLITGATGFLAKVFIEKILRTEPDVGRMFLLIKAENKEAAMDRLRSEIINTEIFKCLQQIHGKSYQSFMLSKLVPVVGNICESNLGLDEDSANFIAKDVDVIVNSAANTTFDERYDVAIDINTKGPCHLMGFAKKCKKIKLFLQVSTAYVNGQRQGRIMEKPFGIGDSISREIFQISSGSLPTLDIESEMKLASDFKKDSEVDLVAQKMKELGLERAKIYGWQDTYVFTKAMGEMMIDKLRGEIPVVIIRPSVIESTCKEPFPGWMQGNRMMDPIVLYYGKGQLTGFLVDPNGVLDVVPADMVVNATLAAIARHGMAQKPDINVYQIASSVVNPLVFQDLARLLYEHYNSSPCMDSKGRPIQVPSMKLFRSMEEFSTHLWGDAIQRSGLTAMASSNGKLSQKLEFICRKSVEQAKYLANIYKPYTFYGGRFDSSNTQRLMERMSDEEKREFGFDVGSIDWRDYITNVHIPGLRTHVMKGRGMGS